One segment of Marinobacter sediminum DNA contains the following:
- a CDS encoding AAA family ATPase — protein sequence MTVKEPAKPKLHQPRTIAITGGKGGVGKTSVALNLALTLARQGNRVLLLDGDTDLANVSIMVGLYPQKTLANVMAGECRLEDILLKTDYDLHIVPGASGMQECMDMSPSDSLRILRALSHLESRYDYVITDTAAGLQAPSLHMIAAAELACVVVTSDPASLTDAFSLIKVILRRGYKRVPSILVNMAQGASQARSVFQRLDSAAQRHLGISLHYMGGIWRDETLRQSVLNQKPVALLPVSDPSCRQFHTLADMVNVRLSQLPQRKAGIAAYWHNVSRRQNGERKEAARPPQSVDPRERCLNAVSELEAALTQVPDNAMLRYEAFTRLFALLGSTLDSDTVEIIQTGLGSMEWEKLDIERKEHLAVHLRHLADEIAPQEEQPPDTPVSPGHPALPEPVYDRISFGEQDRLVRVLREQPADISLDQLLRSLAGKDSSRS from the coding sequence ATGACCGTAAAAGAACCAGCAAAGCCCAAATTACATCAACCCCGGACCATTGCCATTACCGGTGGCAAGGGCGGTGTCGGCAAGACCTCGGTGGCCTTGAATCTGGCACTGACTCTCGCGCGTCAGGGAAACCGGGTTTTGCTGCTGGATGGTGACACCGATCTTGCCAACGTCAGTATTATGGTTGGCCTGTATCCTCAGAAGACTCTGGCTAATGTGATGGCTGGTGAATGCCGGCTTGAAGATATCCTCCTCAAGACGGACTATGACCTTCACATTGTGCCGGGAGCTTCCGGTATGCAGGAATGCATGGACATGAGTCCCTCTGACAGCCTGCGCATACTGCGGGCGCTTTCCCATCTTGAAAGCCGGTACGACTATGTGATCACGGATACCGCGGCCGGCCTGCAGGCCCCGAGCCTTCATATGATTGCAGCGGCGGAGCTTGCATGCGTTGTGGTGACTTCGGATCCGGCATCGCTCACGGATGCCTTCTCGCTGATTAAAGTCATCCTCCGCCGCGGCTACAAGAGAGTGCCCAGTATTCTCGTGAACATGGCGCAGGGAGCCAGCCAGGCCCGGTCGGTGTTCCAGCGCCTTGATTCGGCTGCGCAGCGCCACCTTGGGATTTCGCTCCACTACATGGGAGGTATCTGGCGGGACGAGACCCTTCGCCAGTCTGTGCTCAATCAGAAGCCGGTTGCACTGTTGCCGGTGTCAGATCCTTCCTGTCGACAGTTTCATACCCTGGCGGACATGGTGAATGTCCGGCTTTCCCAGTTGCCCCAGCGAAAAGCCGGTATTGCTGCATACTGGCACAATGTATCACGCCGTCAGAATGGTGAGCGCAAGGAGGCTGCCCGGCCTCCGCAATCCGTCGACCCTCGGGAGCGGTGTCTTAACGCAGTCAGCGAGCTTGAGGCAGCGCTGACGCAAGTGCCGGATAACGCGATGCTGCGTTATGAGGCATTTACCCGGCTGTTTGCACTGCTGGGGAGCACACTGGACAGTGATACCGTGGAAATAATCCAGACCGGGCTGGGGTCCATGGAGTGGGAAAAACTGGATATAGAGCGCAAGGAGCATCTCGCTGTGCACCTTCGTCATCTGGCCGATGAAATCGCACCGCAAGAAGAGCAGCCGCCAGACACACCCGTATCACCGGGCCACCCGGCTCTGCCCGAACCTGTTTATGACAGGATCAGTTTTGGTGAGCAGGACCGACTGGTTCGTGTGCTCAGGGAGCAGCCCGCGGATATTTCCCTGGATCAGCTGTTGCGATCCCTCGCTGGCAAGGACAGCAGCCGATCCTGA
- a CDS encoding fatty acyl-CoA reductase, translated as MATQQLTSGESSSKVLEQLRGKHVLITGTSGFLGKVVLEKLIRAVPEIGGIYLLIRGNKRHPDARGRFMNEIATSSVFERLRQEDNEAFENFVEDRIHCVTGEVTEPLFGLSPDHFRKLAGGLDAVINSAASVNFREELDKALAINTRCLENVAELARQNSDLAVLQVSTCYVNGMNSGQVAEAVIKPAGEPIPRSTEGYYEIDELVRLLEDKIADVRSRYSGKALEKKLVDLGIREANRYGWSDTYTFTKWLGEQLLMKALSGRPLTIIRPSIIESALEEPAPGWIEGVKVADAIILAYAREKVTLFPGKRSGVIDVIPVDLVANAIILSLAEALSEPARQRIYQCCSGSSNPISLGEFIDHLMAEAKANYAEYDQLFYRQPSKPFIAVNRKLFDAVVGGVRIPLSITGRVLKMLGQNRELKVLRNLDTTRSLATIFGFYTAPDYIFRNDELLALASRMGQVDKVLFPIDARQINWGVYLQKIHLAGLNRYALKERKLYSLRSAKARKKAA; from the coding sequence ATGGCAACACAGCAGCTTACATCCGGAGAGTCGTCGTCGAAGGTACTCGAACAGCTCCGGGGCAAGCACGTTCTTATCACTGGTACCTCGGGTTTCCTTGGCAAGGTTGTGCTCGAAAAACTGATTCGAGCTGTTCCCGAGATTGGTGGTATTTATCTGTTGATTCGGGGTAACAAGCGCCATCCTGATGCCCGCGGCCGGTTCATGAATGAGATTGCAACGTCCTCGGTATTTGAACGTCTGCGTCAGGAAGACAATGAGGCGTTCGAAAACTTTGTGGAGGATCGGATCCATTGTGTAACCGGTGAAGTGACGGAACCGCTGTTCGGACTATCACCGGATCACTTCCGGAAACTGGCGGGTGGCCTGGATGCAGTGATCAATTCCGCGGCCAGTGTGAATTTCCGAGAAGAGCTGGACAAGGCCTTGGCGATCAATACCCGTTGCCTGGAAAATGTCGCTGAACTGGCCCGTCAGAACAGTGATCTGGCTGTGTTGCAGGTTTCTACCTGCTATGTGAATGGTATGAATTCGGGTCAGGTAGCCGAAGCGGTTATCAAGCCTGCAGGCGAGCCCATTCCGCGCAGCACGGAAGGTTATTACGAGATCGACGAACTGGTTCGGCTGCTGGAAGACAAGATCGCCGATGTACGTTCGAGGTATTCGGGCAAGGCACTGGAGAAAAAACTGGTGGATCTTGGGATTCGTGAAGCCAATCGGTATGGCTGGAGCGACACCTACACCTTTACCAAGTGGCTGGGGGAGCAGTTGCTGATGAAAGCGCTGTCCGGTCGACCCCTGACCATTATACGTCCATCCATCATCGAAAGCGCGCTGGAAGAACCGGCACCGGGCTGGATTGAGGGTGTGAAGGTGGCGGATGCGATTATTCTTGCCTATGCCCGTGAGAAGGTGACTCTGTTCCCGGGCAAACGTTCCGGTGTGATTGATGTTATTCCGGTGGATCTGGTTGCTAACGCGATCATATTGTCCCTGGCCGAAGCGCTTTCAGAGCCCGCGCGCCAGCGCATTTACCAGTGTTGCAGTGGTAGCTCGAACCCCATCTCTCTAGGCGAGTTCATTGACCACCTGATGGCGGAAGCCAAAGCCAACTACGCGGAATACGATCAGCTGTTCTATCGTCAGCCGAGCAAGCCGTTCATTGCCGTGAACCGGAAACTCTTTGATGCCGTGGTTGGTGGGGTACGTATCCCGCTCAGCATTACTGGCCGGGTTCTCAAAATGCTCGGGCAGAATCGCGAGCTGAAGGTATTGCGTAACCTGGATACTACTCGTTCTCTGGCAACGATCTTTGGTTTTTACACAGCGCCGGATTATATCTTCCGTAACGATGAGCTGCTCGCGCTCGCTTCCCGAATGGGGCAAGTGGACAAGGTTCTGTTCCCGATCGATGCGCGCCAGATCAACTGGGGCGTTTACCTCCAGAAGATCCACCTTGCGGGTTTGAACCGTTACGCACTCAAGGAGCGGAAGCTCTACAGCCTTCGTTCGGCCAAGGCCCGCAAGAAAGCGGCTTAA
- the acs gene encoding acetate--CoA ligase has protein sequence MTDKQVYPVSPDVAKRALLNREQYDEMYRQSVEDPDTFWAEHGKRLEWIKPYTKVKNTSYDYNNLSIKWFEDGQLNASANCLDRHLEKKGDQTAIIFEGDDPADSRNVTYRELHEETSKFANVLKSLGVKKGDVVTIYMPMIVETAVAMLACARIGAIHSVVFGGFSPEALGARIVNGNSRFVITSDEGLRGGRKIPLKKNVDAALKKEESAKVEKVVVVSRTGGDVPWNESRDERYEDLMKSASADCPPEPMGAEDPLFMLYTSGSTGAPKGVLHTTGGYMVYASMTHEYVFDYHDGDVYWCTADFGWVTGHSYILYGPLANGAISVLFEGVPNYPDSSRMGQVVDKHKVNILYTAPTAIRALMAEGESCMNGTTRESLKLLGSVGEPINPEAWEWYHRVIGNSKCPIVDTWWQTETGGILISPLPGAIDLKPGSATVPFFGVQPALVDNDGNILEGKTEGNLVILDSWPGQMRTIYGDHERFVQTYFSTYKGMYFTGDGARRDEDGYYWITGRVDDVLNVSGHRLGTAEVESALVGHGKVAEAAVVGYPHDIKGQGIYVYVTLVQGVEPSDELKKELVQWVRKEIGPIASPDVIQWAPGLPKTRSGKIMRRILRKIAANEHDQLGDTSTLADPGVVDELIGSREFK, from the coding sequence ATGACTGATAAACAGGTATATCCGGTAAGCCCTGATGTGGCTAAACGGGCCCTGCTTAACAGGGAACAGTATGACGAAATGTATCGTCAGTCAGTCGAGGACCCGGATACCTTCTGGGCTGAACACGGCAAGCGCCTTGAATGGATCAAGCCCTACACCAAGGTGAAGAACACCTCTTACGACTATAACAATCTGTCGATAAAGTGGTTCGAGGATGGTCAGCTGAACGCCTCTGCCAATTGCCTTGATCGTCACCTCGAAAAGAAGGGTGACCAGACTGCCATTATCTTTGAAGGTGATGATCCGGCCGATTCCCGCAACGTGACTTATCGCGAACTGCACGAGGAGACCAGCAAGTTCGCCAACGTCCTCAAGAGTCTGGGTGTGAAGAAGGGTGATGTCGTCACCATCTACATGCCAATGATTGTCGAGACCGCTGTTGCCATGCTGGCCTGCGCACGCATCGGTGCGATCCACTCTGTCGTTTTCGGCGGCTTCTCGCCGGAAGCATTGGGTGCCCGTATTGTTAATGGCAACTCCCGCTTCGTGATCACCTCAGACGAAGGCCTTCGTGGCGGTCGCAAGATTCCTCTGAAAAAGAACGTGGATGCGGCCCTCAAGAAGGAAGAGTCTGCCAAGGTTGAGAAAGTCGTTGTGGTTTCCCGTACCGGCGGCGATGTGCCCTGGAACGAAAGTCGTGACGAGCGTTATGAGGATCTGATGAAGTCTGCTTCCGCAGACTGCCCGCCGGAGCCAATGGGAGCGGAAGACCCGCTGTTCATGCTTTACACTTCAGGCTCAACCGGTGCCCCCAAAGGTGTTCTGCACACCACCGGTGGTTACATGGTTTACGCCTCCATGACTCATGAATACGTGTTCGATTATCACGATGGTGATGTCTACTGGTGTACCGCTGACTTCGGCTGGGTTACCGGCCACAGCTATATCCTCTACGGCCCGCTGGCCAACGGCGCTATCTCTGTCCTGTTCGAGGGTGTGCCCAACTATCCGGACAGTTCTCGCATGGGGCAGGTTGTTGACAAGCACAAGGTCAATATCCTCTACACTGCGCCGACAGCTATCCGTGCCCTTATGGCCGAGGGCGAGTCCTGCATGAATGGCACAACCCGTGAGAGCCTTAAGCTGCTGGGTTCTGTCGGCGAACCAATCAACCCGGAAGCCTGGGAGTGGTATCACCGCGTGATCGGCAACAGCAAGTGCCCGATCGTGGATACCTGGTGGCAGACCGAGACTGGCGGCATTCTGATTTCGCCGCTGCCGGGCGCTATTGACCTGAAGCCGGGTTCAGCCACTGTTCCGTTCTTTGGCGTGCAGCCGGCACTGGTTGATAACGACGGCAACATCCTGGAAGGCAAGACCGAGGGTAACCTGGTTATTCTGGATAGCTGGCCCGGTCAGATGCGCACCATCTACGGTGATCATGAGCGCTTTGTGCAGACCTACTTCAGCACTTACAAGGGCATGTACTTTACCGGTGACGGTGCCCGTCGTGATGAAGACGGTTATTACTGGATTACCGGCCGTGTCGACGACGTTCTGAACGTATCGGGTCACCGCCTGGGCACCGCCGAGGTCGAGAGTGCTCTCGTGGGGCATGGCAAGGTAGCCGAAGCCGCCGTGGTTGGTTATCCGCATGACATCAAGGGGCAGGGCATCTATGTCTATGTAACCCTGGTTCAGGGCGTTGAGCCAAGCGATGAGCTGAAAAAGGAACTGGTCCAATGGGTGCGGAAGGAAATCGGTCCGATTGCCTCTCCGGATGTGATCCAGTGGGCACCTGGACTGCCGAAAACGCGTTCTGGCAAGATTATGCGCCGGATTTTGCGTAAGATTGCTGCAAACGAGCACGATCAGTTGGGCGATACCTCCACTCTGGCAGACCCGGGTGTGGTAGATGAGCTCATCGGCAGTCGTGAGTTTAAATAA
- a CDS encoding LuxR C-terminal-related transcriptional regulator, which yields MPQTIIVADDHPLFRAALKQAVSQAVPDAETVEVDSIKALQAAVESHPDADLVLLDLNMPGAHGFSGLVFMRGQYPGLPVVVVSGSEEMQVMRRSIDYGASGFIPKSAPLPTITEAIQAVLEGDVWLPAGVADKIERMHSDATDFSEKLASLTPQQFRVLGMLAEGLLNKQIAYDLDVSEATIKAHITAVFRKLGVRNRTQAVIAIQQMEIDPSDQSLSGS from the coding sequence ATGCCACAAACAATTATCGTCGCTGATGATCACCCGCTGTTCAGAGCAGCGCTAAAGCAGGCGGTCAGTCAGGCGGTGCCGGATGCAGAGACAGTAGAGGTCGATAGCATCAAGGCACTGCAGGCGGCGGTAGAGTCACACCCGGATGCGGATTTGGTTCTACTGGATCTCAATATGCCGGGTGCCCACGGTTTCTCCGGGCTCGTGTTTATGCGCGGGCAGTACCCGGGCTTGCCGGTGGTGGTTGTGTCAGGTTCTGAAGAAATGCAGGTGATGCGCCGCTCGATTGATTACGGGGCGTCCGGCTTCATTCCCAAGTCGGCGCCGTTGCCCACCATCACGGAGGCGATTCAGGCGGTTCTGGAAGGAGACGTCTGGTTGCCGGCCGGGGTGGCCGATAAGATTGAGCGGATGCATTCGGATGCCACAGACTTTTCGGAAAAACTGGCGTCGCTGACACCGCAACAGTTCCGGGTGCTGGGTATGTTGGCCGAGGGGCTTCTGAACAAACAGATTGCTTATGATCTGGATGTTTCGGAGGCAACGATCAAGGCACATATTACGGCCGTGTTCAGGAAGCTCGGGGTTCGTAACCGGACCCAGGCGGTGATTGCGATCCAGCAGATGGAGATTGATCCTTCGGATCAGTCGTTGTCTGGAAGCTGA
- a CDS encoding D-2-hydroxyacid dehydrogenase: MTQQNKPVVTVLTAPGEQEPPGMDAVRARAEVRFAFDEQTLRDTLPGTEIMMVTDFRTEALEAAWPCADKLKWIHATSAGVDALMFPALIKGDVVVTNARGIFDRTIAEYVLCTILMFAKDFPGSIRLQLKHQWKHRDTERAEGKQVLVVGAGSIGRQIGRLVGAAGLKPHGIARTPRRDDPDFVAVHGNDDLYEQLGHADYVVIAAPLTPQTEGLFDEKAFKAMKNTARLINIGRGPIVKTDDLVAALNSGEIAGAGLDVFEEEPLQEDHPLWDMENVTMTAHMAGDFIGWKRALTDQFLENFDRWHKSGKLFNLVDKELGYAGSK; encoded by the coding sequence ATGACGCAGCAAAACAAGCCCGTTGTAACCGTTCTTACTGCTCCGGGCGAGCAGGAACCACCAGGGATGGACGCAGTCCGGGCGCGGGCGGAAGTGCGATTCGCCTTTGACGAGCAAACCCTCCGGGATACTCTGCCTGGCACCGAGATAATGATGGTGACAGACTTCCGTACGGAAGCCCTTGAAGCGGCCTGGCCATGTGCGGACAAATTGAAATGGATCCACGCCACCAGCGCCGGTGTGGACGCACTGATGTTTCCGGCCCTGATCAAGGGCGATGTTGTGGTCACTAATGCCCGGGGGATCTTTGACCGGACCATCGCCGAATACGTTCTCTGTACCATTCTCATGTTTGCCAAGGACTTCCCCGGTTCCATCCGGTTGCAGCTGAAACACCAGTGGAAGCACCGGGACACTGAACGGGCAGAAGGCAAGCAGGTGCTGGTAGTTGGCGCCGGTTCCATTGGTCGCCAGATTGGGCGCCTGGTAGGTGCTGCCGGTCTGAAGCCCCACGGAATTGCCCGCACCCCCCGCCGTGACGACCCGGACTTCGTTGCCGTCCATGGCAACGATGACCTGTATGAACAGCTGGGGCATGCGGACTACGTGGTTATCGCTGCGCCTCTGACACCTCAGACTGAAGGCCTGTTCGACGAAAAGGCGTTCAAGGCGATGAAAAATACGGCACGCCTTATCAACATCGGCCGCGGCCCGATTGTGAAAACCGATGACCTGGTTGCGGCACTCAACAGTGGCGAGATTGCCGGAGCCGGACTGGACGTCTTCGAAGAAGAGCCGTTACAGGAAGATCACCCACTGTGGGACATGGAGAACGTCACCATGACCGCCCACATGGCGGGCGACTTTATTGGCTGGAAACGCGCCCTCACCGACCAGTTCCTCGAGAACTTTGATCGATGGCACAAAAGCGGAAAGCTGTTCAACCTGGTGGACAAGGAACTGGGTTACGCCGGAAGTAAGTAA
- a CDS encoding pyridoxal phosphate-dependent aminotransferase: MAEPTNRETGQSKPRKVKYRKNKASWNPAMQAVPVPGIRRMVNMAATMKDVIHLSIGQPDLPTPKHIIDAYIDALNAGQTGYTMDAGLPELLVALRDYYGKRYNRKLTRDNILITSGATEAMYLAISATSAPGRQFIVTDPSFLLYAPLIRMNGGEVKFVPTRAENDHQLDPDEVIAAMGPRTFALILNNPNNPTGAVYPRTTVETILEECAYRGIQVYADEVYDHLIFDDDDFASVLNCSMDLDNIMCISSFSKTYSMAGLRIGWVISSQAAIKSLRRYHMFTTSVANTPSQFAGVAALTGDQQCVTDMVNIYRERRDKVVELIDQTPYMTGYKPGGAFFAFPDLPPHVDGSDLALRMLKETGVCLVPGDAFGEGCTNAVRISFSTTCEKLDEAFDRIIPWMAKQQF, encoded by the coding sequence ATGGCTGAACCCACCAACAGAGAGACTGGCCAGTCCAAACCCCGTAAGGTGAAGTACCGCAAGAACAAGGCCAGTTGGAACCCTGCCATGCAGGCCGTTCCTGTGCCGGGCATTCGCCGTATGGTGAATATGGCAGCCACCATGAAGGACGTCATACATCTTTCCATCGGCCAGCCGGATTTGCCTACGCCCAAGCACATTATTGATGCGTATATTGATGCGCTCAATGCCGGGCAAACCGGCTATACCATGGACGCTGGTTTGCCGGAGCTTCTGGTTGCATTGCGGGATTACTACGGCAAGCGCTATAACCGGAAACTGACCCGGGATAACATCCTGATCACCAGTGGCGCCACTGAGGCCATGTACCTGGCTATTTCTGCCACGTCGGCTCCCGGCCGGCAGTTTATCGTCACGGATCCGTCGTTCCTGCTTTACGCGCCGCTGATCCGGATGAATGGCGGCGAGGTCAAGTTCGTCCCGACACGGGCAGAGAATGACCACCAGCTGGATCCGGATGAGGTGATCGCAGCTATGGGGCCGCGCACCTTCGCGCTTATTCTGAACAACCCCAATAATCCCACTGGCGCGGTTTATCCCCGTACTACGGTGGAGACCATTCTTGAGGAATGCGCTTATCGGGGTATTCAGGTGTATGCGGACGAGGTATACGACCACCTGATTTTCGACGATGACGACTTTGCCAGTGTGCTGAACTGCTCGATGGATCTGGACAACATAATGTGCATCAGCAGCTTCTCCAAAACCTACAGCATGGCCGGGCTTCGGATAGGCTGGGTGATATCCAGCCAGGCAGCCATCAAGTCCCTGAGGCGCTATCACATGTTCACCACCTCAGTCGCCAATACGCCGTCCCAGTTTGCGGGTGTGGCGGCACTGACCGGTGACCAGCAGTGCGTTACGGATATGGTCAATATCTACCGTGAGCGTCGTGACAAGGTGGTGGAACTGATCGACCAGACGCCGTACATGACTGGCTACAAGCCTGGCGGGGCGTTTTTTGCGTTCCCCGATCTCCCTCCCCATGTGGATGGGTCAGATCTGGCTCTGAGGATGCTGAAAGAAACCGGTGTCTGTCTCGTGCCTGGTGATGCTTTTGGTGAGGGTTGCACGAACGCTGTACGGATCAGTTTCTCGACGACCTGTGAAAAACTGGATGAGGCCTTCGATCGCATCATCCCCTGGATGGCGAAGCAGCAGTTCTGA
- a CDS encoding CPXCG motif-containing cysteine-rich protein: MAALDSVLIQCPYCWESLDISVDPSVPEQEYVEDCQVCCQPILIHVIFDDNLTPHVDARAENE, encoded by the coding sequence ATGGCAGCCCTGGACTCAGTTCTCATCCAATGCCCATACTGTTGGGAGTCGCTGGACATAAGTGTCGACCCATCAGTGCCGGAGCAGGAATACGTTGAGGACTGCCAGGTTTGCTGCCAGCCGATCCTGATTCACGTTATCTTTGATGACAACCTGACTCCCCATGTTGATGCCCGGGCCGAGAACGAATAA
- a CDS encoding DUF1439 domain-containing protein, with protein sequence MTTLPLRGLWALVLLTLVLTSGCASLSPYSISEGELERHLQDVVSEYDRQQLQSGSPLSLSLDDADITLGPDGRDVAVIDVRGQVALNALMVKLPVDIALKVEGAPVYDSKEKAIYIRRLQLLESSIDSPLFKGDLKPVTDTAMRVVAQMLETMPVYRLDDTDFAQRMFGMMPVDVRVAPGRLEFVMADQ encoded by the coding sequence ATGACGACATTACCCTTGAGGGGCCTCTGGGCTCTTGTTTTACTTACCCTGGTGTTGACCAGTGGTTGCGCCAGTTTATCTCCCTACTCTATTTCGGAAGGGGAGCTGGAACGCCATCTGCAGGATGTAGTGAGTGAGTATGATCGCCAGCAGCTGCAAAGTGGCTCGCCTCTTAGTCTGAGTCTCGACGATGCAGACATAACCCTTGGACCTGATGGCCGGGACGTTGCCGTGATCGATGTGCGGGGGCAGGTAGCCCTCAATGCGCTGATGGTTAAACTGCCCGTAGACATTGCCCTCAAGGTGGAGGGCGCACCCGTCTATGACAGTAAGGAGAAGGCGATTTACATTCGCCGCCTGCAGTTACTGGAGAGCAGCATTGATTCCCCCCTGTTCAAGGGTGACCTGAAGCCGGTCACCGATACCGCGATGCGGGTTGTGGCCCAGATGCTGGAAACCATGCCAGTTTATCGTCTCGACGATACCGATTTTGCCCAGCGGATGTTTGGCATGATGCCGGTGGATGTGCGGGTGGCGCCCGGGCGTCTGGAATTTGTCATGGCGGACCAGTAG
- a CDS encoding isocitrate/isopropylmalate dehydrogenase family protein, with amino-acid sequence MGETTRIAVTPGDGIGPEVVSEAVRCLETLRARHDLTLEWTRFPWPSHAWHEDHGESMPEDALTQLQAYDAILLGALGDPGPVDDPERYLLPDSISLAPLLDMRKGFDQWVCERPARLLPGARQYLADDRARDIDMLVIRENSEGEYVGQGGRLRKGLPDEVATQMEVFTRKATDRIIRYGFEQARARAAERVKGGRTRSFRTIDGRTCESQVCLVTKRNALRYWGDMYTEAFEEISREYPDVAIHHELVDAACMKFVQSPWAFDVVVASNLQGDILTDLAAVLSGGMGVAPSCNLNPTDPHMPSMFEPTHGSAPDIAGQGLADPTAMLFTTARMLEWLGRKDPSLAAAGKELFEAVAADLAENAGSQRGTHEIGSAICKRLSP; translated from the coding sequence ATGGGTGAAACTACCCGCATCGCAGTCACACCAGGCGATGGAATTGGGCCAGAAGTTGTTAGTGAAGCCGTGCGTTGCCTGGAAACCCTGCGGGCCAGGCACGATCTGACGCTGGAGTGGACACGTTTTCCCTGGCCTTCCCATGCCTGGCATGAGGACCATGGCGAATCCATGCCGGAAGACGCGCTGACCCAGCTGCAGGCTTACGATGCCATTTTGCTCGGCGCACTGGGGGATCCCGGCCCCGTTGACGATCCCGAGCGCTATCTGCTGCCAGACAGCATTTCGCTGGCGCCCCTGCTGGACATGCGCAAGGGTTTTGACCAATGGGTGTGTGAGCGCCCTGCCCGGCTATTACCTGGTGCCCGCCAGTACCTGGCTGACGACCGGGCGAGAGATATCGACATGCTGGTCATCCGGGAAAACTCAGAGGGTGAATATGTCGGTCAGGGCGGCCGCCTGCGAAAGGGTTTACCGGACGAAGTGGCGACCCAGATGGAAGTGTTCACCCGCAAGGCAACCGACCGCATTATTCGCTATGGTTTTGAACAGGCACGTGCCAGGGCAGCTGAGCGGGTAAAGGGTGGCCGCACACGCAGCTTCCGCACTATTGACGGCCGGACCTGCGAAAGCCAGGTGTGCCTGGTGACCAAACGCAATGCCCTGCGTTACTGGGGCGACATGTATACCGAAGCTTTTGAGGAAATCAGCCGGGAGTATCCGGACGTTGCCATTCACCACGAGCTGGTGGATGCAGCCTGCATGAAATTCGTGCAAAGCCCCTGGGCCTTTGATGTGGTTGTCGCCAGTAACCTGCAAGGCGATATTCTGACCGATCTCGCGGCAGTACTTTCAGGCGGCATGGGCGTGGCACCGTCCTGCAACCTTAACCCCACAGACCCGCACATGCCTTCCATGTTCGAACCCACCCATGGCAGTGCTCCGGACATTGCGGGCCAGGGCCTGGCAGACCCCACGGCCATGCTGTTCACCACAGCCCGTATGCTTGAGTGGCTGGGCCGAAAGGACCCATCACTGGCGGCCGCCGGCAAGGAGTTATTTGAAGCAGTAGCTGCCGATCTGGCCGAAAACGCAGGCAGTCAGCGCGGCACCCATGAAATCGGCTCCGCAATCTGTAAGCGACTGTCCCCCTGA
- a CDS encoding EAL domain-containing protein has protein sequence MNQPAVLFDESHCEQCACGEGLDFSFTFAFQPIVDVVNKSVYAYEALVRGPEGEGAMSVLSKVNERNRYSFDQVCRVKAVKLASRLGMDAKLSINFMPNAVYQAEYCIRTTLAAAKTYNFDTSKIIFELTEDEKLTSVEHLVSIIEAYQEMGFSTAIDDFGAGYSRYNIMMACPPDLLKLDMGLVRNIQEQPNKQAVVAGIITMMKQLGGKIVAEGVETKEEYFWLRSQGITLYQGFLFAKPGFECLPEPVYPA, from the coding sequence GTGAACCAGCCCGCTGTCCTGTTTGATGAGTCTCATTGTGAGCAATGCGCCTGTGGCGAAGGGTTGGATTTTTCCTTCACGTTCGCGTTCCAGCCTATTGTGGATGTCGTGAACAAATCCGTATATGCCTACGAAGCACTGGTTCGTGGTCCGGAAGGCGAGGGCGCCATGAGTGTCCTGTCGAAGGTGAACGAGCGTAATCGTTATTCGTTTGATCAGGTTTGTCGGGTAAAGGCGGTGAAACTGGCGTCCAGGCTGGGTATGGACGCCAAGCTCAGTATTAATTTCATGCCTAATGCGGTCTACCAGGCCGAATATTGCATCCGTACAACGCTGGCGGCTGCCAAGACCTATAACTTTGATACCAGTAAAATTATCTTTGAGTTGACGGAGGACGAAAAGCTGACGTCCGTGGAGCACCTGGTATCGATTATCGAGGCCTATCAAGAGATGGGTTTCAGCACCGCAATTGATGATTTTGGCGCAGGGTACTCCCGCTACAACATCATGATGGCCTGCCCCCCGGATCTGCTTAAACTGGATATGGGGCTCGTCCGTAACATTCAGGAACAGCCCAACAAGCAGGCCGTGGTGGCCGGCATCATCACCATGATGAAGCAGTTGGGTGGTAAGATTGTTGCTGAGGGAGTGGAAACCAAAGAAGAGTATTTCTGGTTACGCTCACAAGGTATTACCCTTTATCAGGGCTTTCTTTTCGCGAAGCCCGGGTTCGAGTGCCTTCCGGAGCCGGTTTATCCGGCTTAA